A DNA window from Drosophila gunungcola strain Sukarami chromosome X unlocalized genomic scaffold, Dgunungcola_SK_2 000049F, whole genome shotgun sequence contains the following coding sequences:
- the LOC128261013 gene encoding probable isoaspartyl peptidase/L-asparaginase CG7860, with protein MPRPVLLIHGGAGDISDSRIAGKFVGIKQALRSAWILLSPENGTAGSAMDAVEAAVRSMELDENFNAGYGSCLNTSGQVEMEASLMEGRELRAGCITLLRDVMHPITVARRLMEKQRHTFLGGEAAQELALATGSERLPPGALITDGARYTLKEFQEQVAQGKDPFFARTELAEDKLAPKTDPSGETVGAVAMDAAGQIVVGTSTGGITGKWPGRIGDTPLLGSGTYADNLRGGVSTTGHGETIMRYNLAQRILAAMEHRGLSAQEAADKECREMTRRLGGTGGAIVVGHTGDLGISFTSHRMAWGYVQDGTIFYGIEGQVVLQEPFTIPT; from the coding sequence ATGCCACGCCCAGTTCTGTTAATTCACGGCGGAGCCGGTGATATATCCGACTCCAGAATAGCGGGCAAGTTCGTGGGCATCAAGCAGGCCCTTCGCTCCGCCTGGATTCTGTTGAGTCCGGAAAATGGCACCGCAGGCAGTGCCATGGATGCCGTGGAGGCGGCCGTTCGGAGCATGGAGCTGGACGAGAACTTCAATGCCGGCTATGGCTCGTGCCTGAACACCAGTGGCCAGGTGGAGATGGAGGCCAGCCTGATGGAGGGCAGGGAGCTGCGAGCCGGCTGCATCACCCTGCTGCGGGATGTGATGCATCCGATTACGGTGGCCCGTCGCCTGATGGAGAAGCAGCGGCACACCTTCCTGGGCGGCGAGGCTGCGCAGGAGCTGGCCCTGGCCACCGGAAGCGAGAGGTTGCCACCGGGAGCCCTCATCACCGACGGCGCCCGCTACACGCTGAAGGAATTCCAGGAGCAGGTGGCCCAGGGCAAGGATCCATTCTTTGCGCGCACCGAATTGGCCGAGGATAAACTCGCGCCGAAGACGGATCCCAGTGGTGAGACCGTGGGCGCCGTGGCCATGGATGCAGCTGGCCAGATTGTGGTGGGCACCTCCACCGGCGGCATCACAGGCAAGTGGCCGGGACGGATCGGGGACACACCGCTTCTGGGCAGCGGCACCTATGCGGATAATTTGCGTGGCGGAGTGTCGACCACGGGGCACGGCGAGACCATCATGCGGTACAATCTGGCACAGCGCATCCTGGCCGCCATGGAGCACCGGGGACTGTCCGCCCAGGAGGCCGCCGACAAGGAGTGCCGCGAGATGACCAGGCGGCTGGGCGGCACTGGCGGCGCCATCGTCGTCGGCCACACCGGCGATCTGGGCATCAGTTTCACCTCGCACCGCATGGCCTGGGGATACGTCCAGGATGGCACCATCTTCTACGGCATCGAGGGCCAGGTGGTGCTCCAGGAGCCGTTCACAATTCCCACTTAG
- the LOC128261003 gene encoding zinc finger protein 354C, which translates to MPNNHLESRVVDLGVACLVCLMEEPDASSIYGHDPESPHMLILEKIRHCTSLQLLDGSPAELQRWPDKICKQCYLELSVSYRFHEKCAAVQKLFYSGSSFAHSSLLLSQQESEQLKLDLKQAQLRLPATLKIKRLDMEPSFSSAIARGTEPTYYQDVEAEEEEADALTLLPDGAMVLSLNDLQDQDPIKQQPEDEDSNEQQQQHEEGVEEEQEEEEEGEEQLGLDPWDADHTPEHLYEIETPLMEESVVDSPPLPPPQSSSQLRKRTYRRVSPVVKRERLPPVPERDEDYKPASTTKRRHSERSPKICDVCGNTYKYQHALNAHMRRHNNERPYPCEVCQKAFISNVELRRHMRVHTGQKPYGCRFCERRFSDFGSSKKHERIHTGERPYICEVCHKGFAYAHVLSVHRRTHTGKKQFQCTQCDKGFTKKSYLSAHMDQHRGGSGSGSGTGSSGGASSSAGGSSRSLRLPARREHVRRETVRKQVPVPEAFTLDSVVLEQTKVLEECIVANDFMFNEEDHVEEEQREAGGNEEDLGHDESYAEPDFGDVDGYQSVRSVKELVGDLLDTEQFVDESKYMID; encoded by the coding sequence ATGCCCAACAACCACCTGGAGTCGCGGGTGGTGGACCTGGGCGTGGCCTGCCTGGTCTGCCTGATGGAGGAGCCCGACGCGAGCTCGATCTATGGCCACGACCCGGAGTCGCCGCACATGCTCATCCTGGAGAAGATCCGGCACTGCACCAGCCTGCAGCTGCTGGACGGCAGTCCCGCGGAGCTGCAGCGCTGGCCGGACAAGATCTGCAAGCAGTGCTATCTGGAGTTGTCCGTGTCCTATCGCTTCCACGAGAAATGCGCCGCCGTCCAGAAGCTATTCTACTCTGGCTCCTCCTTCGCCCACTCCTCGCTGCTCCTTAGCCAGCAGGAGAGTGAGCAGCTTAAGCTGGACCTGAAACAAGCCCAACTGCGGCTGCCCGCCACACTGAAGATCAAGCGGCTGGACATGGAGCCCAGCTTCTCCAGTGCCATAGCCAGGGGCACTGAACCCACCTACTACCAGGAtgtggaggcggaggaggaggaggctgACGCCCTCACCCTGCTCCCAGATGGTGCCATGGTCCTGTCCCTGAATGACCTGCAGGATCAGGATCCCATCAAGCAGCAGCCAGAGGATGAGGACTCCAacgagcagcaacagcagcacgaGGAAGGGgtcgaggaggagcaggaggaggaggaagagggGGAGGAGCAGCTGGGCCTGGACCCCTGGGATGCCGACCACACCCCGGAGCATCTGTACGAGATTGAGACGCCGCTGATGGAGGAGTCCGTGGTGGACAgtccgccgctgccgccgccccAGTCCAGCAGCCAGCTGCGGAAGCGCACCTATCGACGCGTCTCGCCCGTTGTCAAGCGGGAAAGGTTGCCGCCGGTGCCGGAACGGGATGAGGATTACAAGCCGGCATCCACGACCAAGCGCCGCCATTCCGAACGCTCGCCGAAGATCTGCGATGTGTGCGGGAACACGTACAAATACCAGCACGCCCTCAACGCCCACATGCGGCGGCACAACAACGAGCGGCCCTATCCCTGCGAGGTGTGCCAGAAGGCGTTCATCTCGAACGTGGAGCTGCGCCGCCACATGCGTGTCCACACCGGCCAGAAGCCGTATGGCTGTCGCTTCTGCGAGCGCCGCTTCTCGGACTTTGGGAGCAGCAAGAAGCACGAGAGGATCCACACCGGCGAGCGACCCTATATATGCGAGGTGTGCCACAAGGGATTCGCCTATGCCCATGTGCTCTCCGTCCATCGGCGCACGCACACCGGCAAGAAACAGTTCCAGTGCACCCAGTGCGACAAGGGGTTCACCAAGAAGAGCTATCTGTCGGCCCACATGGACCAGCATCGCGGTGGTTCGGGATCGGGTTCGGGAACGGGGAGCAGCGGCGGGGCATCGTCATCCGCTGGTGGATCCAGTCGCAGCCTGCGTCTGCCCGCCCGTAGAGAGCACGTGCGCAGGGAGACGGTGCGCAAGCAAGTTCCCGTCCCCGAGGCATTCACCCTGGATTCCGTGGTGCTGGAGCAGACCAAAGTACTGGAGGAGTGCATCGTTGCCAATGACTTCATGTTCAACGAGGAGGATCAtgtggaggaggagcagcgggAGGCTGGAGGCAACGAGGAGGACCTGGGCCACGACGAGTCGTATGCGGAGCCGGACTTCGGCGACGTCGACGGCTATCAGAGTGTGCGCTCCGTCAAGGAGCTGGTCGGCGATCTGCTCGACACCGAGCAGTTTGTCGACGAATCCAAATACATGATAGACTAG
- the LOC128260997 gene encoding CWF19-like protein 2 homolog produces the protein MSYIQFESAREKDKARQELREARSEMLQQAKERAELRGQRERQKELRGEADWMLPAVAKKLAEKPAKKAKKKSSKHKSRSKSKSSKKSRKHHSSSDSSSSSSSSSSSSSSSSSSSSEDEKERKRRKKKSKRSRKESTSEDEWVEAPPPPVADKVTEKESLQRDTWMTSEALLLKTFSKERKEPTKHNEKAQQIDAYDPAKSGRELNPYWKSNGTGLPGFQKPLDDDERHSKPQTISSGQGSSRGWRKPGAKPPSPARRSRSRSRSRSVSSSAEEQAIEEDPKPTASCLTDEQINELAGKAIKAELKGKKELAAELNQQLEAARKERAEFIASGKSTPKPIGKAVKSKSKASAEHVLLTKMDQSGNVRPLVHSADPNELYGGRRGQKRSSKKVDTHVDGQRVRYFADDDRYDIKQMFEREKHATAAEANLQYADIVSKHKNPNDDLEDIFADKVRKQISAGDAEQRELQGAIREHERLAASLENCDRCFDSAKLDKQLLVSLGEKIYLSLPWHMGLQSGHCILTTLQHVPCCTQLDEDAWEELGNFRKALTRMFAARRQDVIFYEIANKLHRRPHFSVHCIPIPASQGEMAPFYFKKAIEESEQEWCINKQLVSLRQKSLRAAIPKGLPYVWVHFGMDSGFAHVIEDEDRFPANFAQEILGGMLELNPNAWRKPRKEPNSIGKVKSFAENWKKFDCTQH, from the exons ATGAGCTATATACAATTTGAGAGTGCCAGGGAGAAGGACAAGGCGCGCCAGGAGCTGCGGGAAGCCCGCTCCGAGATGCTACAGCAGGCCAAGGAACGGGCGGAGCTCCGTGGCCAGCGGGAACGGCAAAAGGAGCTGCGTGGCGAAGCCGACTGGATGCTGCCCGCCGTGGCCAAGAAACTGGCGGAGAAGCCCGCCAAGAAGGCCAAAAAGAAGAGCTCCAAGCACAAGTCCAGGTCGAAGTCCAAGTCCTCCAAGAAGAGCAGGAAACACCACAGCAGCAGCGATAGTTCCAGCTCATCCAGCTCATCCAGCTCATCCAGctcatcctcctcctcttcctccaGTGAGGATGAAAAGGAGCGCAAGCGGCGCAAGAAGAAGTCGAAGAGGAGCCGCAAGGAGAGCACCAGCGAGGACGAGTGGGTAGAGGCTCCGCCGCCTCCCGTGGCGGACAAGGTGACCGAGAAGGAGTCCCTTCAGCGCGACACTTGGATGACCAGCGAGGCCCTGCTGCTGAAGACCTTCTCCAAGGAGCGGAAGGAACCGACCAAGCACAACGAGAAGGCGCAGCAAATCGATGCCTACGATCCGGCCAAGAGCGGTCGTGAGCTCAATCCCTACTGGAAGAGCAATGGCACGGGACTGCCCGGCTTCCAGAAGCCGCTGGACGACGATGAGCGGCATTCCAAGCCCCAGACCATCAGCTCCGGTCAGGGATCCTCGCGCGGCTGGCGAAAGCCTGGCGCAAAGCCTCCCAGTCCGGCAAGACGTAGCAGATCTCGCTCTCGCTCTCGCAGTGTCTCCTCATCTGCGGAGGAACAGGCGATAGAGGAGGATCCTAAGCCCACCGCCTCCTGCCTCACAGACGAGCAGATCAACGAGCTGGCCGGCAAGGCCATCAAGGCGGAACTCAAAGGCAAGAAGGAGCTGGCGGCGGAACTAAACCAGCAGCTGGAGGCAGCGCGAAAGGAACGGGCGGAGTTCATTGCCTCCGGCAAGTCGACACCAAAGCCAATTGGCAAAGCAGtcaagtccaagtccaaggCCTCGGCAGAGCATGTGCTGCTTACCAAGATGGACCAGAGCGGCAACGTGCGTCCCCTCGTTCACTCCGCCGACCCCAACGAGCTGTACGGCGGAAGGAGGGGACAGAAGCGCAGCAGCAAGAAGGTGGACACCCATGTGGATGGCCAGCGGGTGAGATACTTTGCCGACGACGATCGCTATGATATCAAGCAAATG TTTGAGCGGGAGAAGCATGCCACGGCCGCAGAAGCCAACCTGCAGTATGCCGACATTGTGTCCAAGCACAAGAACCCTAACGATGATTTGGAGGACATATTCGCGGACAAGGTGCGCAAGCAGATCTCGGCCGGCGATGCCGAGCAGCGGGAGCTGCAGGGCGCCATACGGGAGCATGAGAGGCTGGCGGCCAGTCTGGAGAACTGCGATCGCTGCTTTGATTCCGCCAAGTTGGACAAACAGCTGCTGGTGTCCCTGGGCGAGAAGATCTACCTCAGCCTGCCGTGGCACATGGGCCTGCAGAGCGGGCACTGCATCCTGACCACCCTGCAGCATGTGCCCTGCTGCACGCAGCTGGACGAGGACGCCTGGGAGGAGCTGGGCAACTTTCGCAAGGCCCTCACCCGCATGTTCGCCGCCCGGCGCCAGGATGTGATTTTCTACGAGATCGCCAACAAGTTGCATCGGCGTCCGCATTTCAGCGTGCACTGCATACCCATACCCGCCAGCCAGGGCGAGATGGCGCCCTTCTACTTCAAGAAGGCCATCGAGGAGTCGGAGCAGGAGTGGTGCATCAACAAGCAGCTGGTCTCGCTGCGCCAGAAGTCCCTGCGGGCGGCCATTCCAAAGGGACTGCCCTACGTGTGGGTGCACTTCGGCATGGACTCGGGCTTCGCTCACGTCATCGAGGATGAGGACCGCTTTCCGGCCAACTTTGCCCAG GAAATACTTGGCGGCATGTTGGAGCTGAATCCGAATGCGTGGCGCAAGCCCCGGAAGGAGCCAAATTCCATCGGAAAGGTCAAATCCTTTGCGGAAAACTGGAAGAAGTTCGATTGTACACAACACTAA
- the LOC128261018 gene encoding SREBP regulating gene protein: MWPAALSRLLRRRIVYIVLVVLLLVYGFGHLFDRDSFAGLHYDEHVVQRTRPLLWTQQLLAPEEQLNRTRADPEVRCRNSVQGRRLLADERGFVCRREEVLTSGCCNLELPGIGYYSCRTCNTSTHCCAVYEYCVSCCLHPGQQPLLERVLRAPNTPKYIFASVTDHFELCLVKCRTNSHSVEHENKYRDAAAKHCYGLTEAHESQRDVAPKGASRS; this comes from the exons ATGTGGCCAGCCGCCCTGTCCCGCCTGCTGAGACGTCGCATTGTGTACAttgtgctggtggtgctgctgctcgtCTACGGATTTGGACACCTCTTCGATCGG GACTCCTTTGCCGGTCTGCACTATGACGAGCACGTGGTGCAGCGCACCCGCCCGCTGCTGTGGACGCAGCAGCTCCTGGCGCCCGAGGAGCAGCTCAATCGGACGCGCGCCGATCCGGAGGTGCGCTGCCGCAACTCCGTGCAGGGTCGCCGGCTGCTGGCCGACGAGCGTGGATTCGTGTGCCGACGGGAGGAGGTGCTGACCAGCGGCTGCTGCAATCTGGAGCTGCCCGGCATTGGCTACTACAGCTGCCGCACCTGCAACACCAGCACCCACTGCTGCGCCGTATACGAGTACTGCGTCTCCTGCTGCCTGCATCCCGGCCAGCAGCCGCTGCTGGAGCGCGTCCTGCGTGCGCCCAACACGCCCAAATACATCTTCGCCAGCGTGACGGACCACTTCGAGCTGTGCCTGGTCAAGTGCCGGACGAACTCGCACTCCGTGGAGCACGAGAACAAGTACCGCGATGCGGCGGCCAAGCATTGCTACGGTCTCACCGAGGCGCACGAGTCCCAGCGGGATGTGGCGCCCAAGGGAGCCAGTCGCAGCTGA
- the LOC128261012 gene encoding dnaJ homolog subfamily C member 25 homolog: MQVQGLQLVLLALLPTLALGLLEGLYCGKEDCYDVLGVTRESSKSEIGKAYRQLARRYHPDLHRGAEAKATAETQFKLVATAYEILRDEESRTDYDYMLDNPDAYYAHYYRYYRRRVAPKVDVRLVIVVVLTIVSVIQYYSGWQRYDSAIKYFATVPKYRNQALDIARDEIQERIQKKGKNKMSKNDQREELERIIRRVIEEKMDVKGGYAKPTLWDVLWVQLIICPYTILSFIVWHAQWFWRYTVMKQPYGREQKLHLIRRHLGMGQHQFEAQEDKLIEEYLHLELWKRDNFAAWKAEQDEEMKKKLAENPRYKAYRRYMKNHGPGRITFED, encoded by the coding sequence ATGCAGGTGCAGGGATTGCAGCTGGTGCTCCTGGCCCTCCTGCCCACACTGGCCCTCGGACTGCTGGAGGGTCTGTACTGCGGCAAGGAGGACTGCTACGATGTGCTGGGCGTGACCAGGGAGTCCTCCAAGTCGGAGATCGGCAAGGCCTACCGCCAGCTGGCCAGGCGCTATCATCCGGATCTGCATCGTGGGGCGGAAGCCAAGGCGACGGCGGAGACGCAGTTTAAGCTGGTGGCCACCGCCTACGAGATCCTGCGCGACGAGGAGTCGCGCACGGACTACGACTACATGCTGGACAACCCGGATGCGTACTATGCGCACTACTATCGCTACTACCGGCGACGCGTGGCGCCCAAGGTGGATGTGCGCTTGGTGATCGTCGTCGTGCTGACCATTGTCTCCGTCATCCAGTACTATTCCGGCTGGCAGCGCTACGACTCGGCCATCAAGTACTTTGCCACGGTGCCCAAGTACAGGAACCAGGCGCTGGACATTGCCCGCGACGAGATCCAGGAGCGGATCCAGAAGAAGGGCAAGAACAAGATGTCGAAGAACGACCAGCGCGAGGAGCTGGAGCGCATCATCCGGCGGGTGATCGAGGAGAAGATGGACGTGAAGGGCGGCTACGCGAAGCCGACGCTGTGGGATGTGCTGTGGGTGCAGCTGATCATCTGCCCGTACACGATACTCTCGTTCATCGTGTGGCACGCGCAGTGGTTCTGGCGCTACACGGTGATGAAGCAGCCCTACGGGCGGGAGCAGAAGCTGCACCTCATCCGGCGGCACCTGGGCATGGGCCAGCATCAGTTCGAGGCGCAGGAGGACAAACTGATCGAGGAGTACCTGCATCTGGAGCTGTGGAAGCGGGACAATTTCGCCGCCTGGAAGGCGGAACAGGATGAGGAGATGAAGAAGAAGCTGGCGGAGAATCCGCGCTACAAGGCGTACAGGCGGTACATGAAGAACCACGGGCCCGGCCGAATCACCTTCGAGGATTAG
- the LOC128261017 gene encoding uncharacterized protein LOC128261017, protein MDINQHVDAALTTLVDNTKFFRELADVVSEFRNGGEIQKLLEESTQKRVEQAENLIKMKSKHQSLQQAMQLAQSESATIEEFEGNWKERCEAVDKKRINVGNMGEFKNFKRSVQAAAASYGSAEDTGQAANGTADHDDDLIIEGIEETGGEIFSLYDPWSKALMKNPVRNTVCGHIYDRDSVMPLIKSNIGIRCPVLGCANKSYIHPGHLIEDAKVREKVRQQMAVEAEVDATSEEEEDDD, encoded by the exons ATGGATATTAATCAACATGTGGATGCCGCATTGACTACGTTAGTGGACAATACAAAGTTCTTCAGGGAATTGGCCGATG TCGTGTCCGAGTTTAGAAATGGCGGGGAGATACAAAAACTGCTGGAGGAAAGCACCCAAAAGCGCGTGGAGCAGGCCGAGAATCTAATTAAGATGAAGAGCAAGCACCAATCACTCCAACAGGCGATGCAGCTGGCCCAAAGCGAGAGCGCCACCATCGAGGAGTTCGAGGGGAATTGGAAGGAGCGCTGCGAGGCGGTGGACAAGAAGCGCATCAATGTCGGGAACATGGGCGAGTTTAAGAACTTCAAGCGATCTGTGCAGGCTGCAGCAGCTTCCTACGGATCTGCGGAGGATACCGGCCAAGCAGCCAATGGCACAGCCGACCACGATGACGACCTCATCATCGAGGGCATCGAGGAGACCGGCGGCGAGATCTTCTCGCTCTACGATCCCTGGTCCAAGGCGCTGATGAAGAACCCAGTGCGCAACACGGTGTGCGGCCACATCTACGACCGCGACTCGGTGATGCCGCTCATCAAGAGCAACATCGGCATCCGGTGTCCGGTTCTGGGCTGTGCCAACAAGAGCTACATCCATCCGGGGCACCTGATCGAGGATGCCAAGGTGCGGGAGAAGGTGCGCCAGCAGATGGCCGTGGAGGCGGAGGTGGATGCTACCTCAGAGGAGGAGGAAGATGATGACTAA